CTGGCCTGATCGAGGTGCTGAACGGCATGTCCCAGATCGACATCGACGATCTGATACGCGATCGGGTGCTGTGCGTGCTGCCGCTAGGGCCCAAGACGGACGCGCCGGACAACCTGCTCACGGGGCAGGCCTTCGCTGACCTGCTGGACAAGCTGCGCCCCCACTTCGACCGGATCATCCTTGACCTTCCGCCGATCCTGCCGATCGCCGCCACCCGCACGATCGCCTGCCGGGCCGACGCCGTGGTCCTTGCGGCGCGGTGGTGCAAGACCTCCAGCTTCGCCATCCGCACCGCGCGCAGCCGCCTGAGCCGGGATCTGGTCAATGTGGCGGGCATCGCGCTCAACCAGGTGGACCTGCGCAAGAAGGCCTTTTTCCACCGTGAGGACGTGTCGTTCTATTACAACAGGTACAGCGAGTACTACGCATGAACGTGCCGGCGCGCGGCCGGGCCTGGCAGCCCGCCGCGCCGGCATCGGCGCGCTTTTCGCAGCCGCGCGTCGCTATCGTCCATTACTGGCTGGTATCGATGCGCGGCGGAGAGCGAGTGCTGGAGCGCATGCTCGAGCTCTATCCGCAGGCCGATCTGTTCACTCACGTCTTCGATCCCCGCGCCGTCTCGGAGACGATCCGGAAGGCCAAGGTAAC
The Herpetosiphonaceae bacterium genome window above contains:
- a CDS encoding CpsD/CapB family tyrosine-protein kinase codes for the protein MACCLSHVLAAEGERTMLIDCDIRRRGISRLLDVGPDQPGLIEVLNGMSQIDIDDLIRDRVLCVLPLGPKTDAPDNLLTGQAFADLLDKLRPHFDRIILDLPPILPIAATRTIACRADAVVLAARWCKTSSFAIRTARSRLSRDLVNVAGIALNQVDLRKKAFFHREDVSFYYNRYSEYYA